Genomic window (Chengkuizengella sediminis):
CTCTGAATTATTAGATTATGAAGAACAAAAATGGATAAGTGTTAGTAACGATATCATAAATAAATGTTCCGATACAAAAACACCACAAGGTATTTTTGCAATCGTACATAAAAGAAATTGGAATGATACACTTTTATTTGAAGGTTCTGCTCTGGTTGTTGCTTGCGATGCTATACAAGATCCTGGTAATTTAGGAACGATTATTCGAAGTGCTGATGCAGTAGGAGCAACTGGGGTTGTATTAGGCAAGGGGTGTGTCGATTTATATCATCCTAAAACAGTTCGTTCAACAATGGGATCTATTTTTCATTTCCCTATTATACAAAGTGATTTGGATGATATGCTTCAAAAAGCACAAAATCGTTCAATTCAAATATTAAACACAAGTTTACAAGCAGAATCAAACTTCTATGAAACGGATTTAACTAAAGCAAGTTGGTTTATTGTAGGAAATGAGGGGAACGGAGTTTCTCAAGAATTAGATCAATATGTAAGTAAACAAATTAAAATTCCGATTGAAGGTACTGCAGAATCTCTAAATGTTGCTATGGCGACCACCATAATGTTGTATGAGACTTTAAGACAAAGAAATTATAGAAATAATTAAGGTGGATAACGATGCATCAAAACACAAACATAAGGATTACATCTAAAATCATCCACATCCATGTGGATAACAATGCATCAAAACATCCTGTTTTGAAAAGTCACTCAAAAGAGTAATCAAAATTTAAGATAAGGTCTAAAGAAAAGCATTAATATATATATGCTTTTCTTTTTTTTGTGTTTGAAAAAGAAGCTCTCGTCTTTTTAAGGTTTATTTTGTACATCTAGAGCATAAATTTATTTAATAGGATGGGATTTCTTGCTAGCTTAGATATTCCTGAATAGTTGTTTAAGCAGCAATTACTAAGGTTTAGCTAGGGGGCATTACATGAGAAGAAAAAGAAGATGGAGAAGTCGTTCAGTAAAAAAAAGCAGCAAAAAGAAAGTGTTTTTCTTAGTGCTAATTATCTTTACTTTAATTACTGTACAAAGTTTTATTTTTATTGAGAAAAATTTAAGACCCCCTTTGATGAATGTTGCAAAAGTTAGAATTAAACAAATCGCTACTCAATCGATTAATGCCTCACTTACTGAACAAATATCTAAGGGGACAAATTTAGAAAAATTAATTGAATGGAAATACGACCATACAGGGAAAATTACTGGTTTTATGCTAAATTATACTGAACATATGCGAATTGCTGCAGAAACTAGGAATATCGTTCAAAAAACATTAGATGATTTACAAAGAATGCCTGAGTCCATTCCGTTAGGTCAAGCTTTGGATAGTGCAATTATTGCTTCCTTTGGTCCAGAAATACCGATAAAATTTGTACCTGCGGGTTCAGTATTGATTGATCTGACGACAAGAAAACAAGATGCTGGCATCAATATGATTCTTGTTGAAGTTTACATACACATCATTGCAGAGGTAACGATTATTATCCCTTTTGATACAGAAGCTGAAATTGTGGAGACAGAAGTTCCAATTACTTATTTATTGGTTGTGGGAGATGTACCAGCATATTATTTTGATTCCAATGGCAAACCCATGGATTCATTAAATGGAATGAATCCAATACCACCTATATCTATTCCACAATTTAATTCAACAGACGGAGAGGATAATACTGAAAATTAATAAAGAATTCAAATAGGAGTGAAGAAGCATTTATTTTCGGTTTCTTCGCTCCTCTCGTTCCCATTTTCTTAAATATGGATACGGGTCAAAAGACCATTCACTATATCCATTATCGCGGTATAATCCATAATGAAGATGTGGAGGGAACTTCCCCTGTGTTCCTGGTTTACCATAACCTGAGCTTCCTACCCATCCTAACACTTGACCTGGCTCTACAATGTCTCCTTGTTTTATTTCTTTTTGGTATCCTGATAAATGAGCATAATAGTGGTATACGTTATTAAGATCCCGTATTCCTATTCGCCAACCACCATATCGATTCCAACCCAAGACTTCAATAATCCCATAACAAGTACTTCGTACAGGTAAACCATGATGAGCAAAGATATCGGTTCCTTCATGAATTCGGAATCCACCAAAACTTCTTCCTGCCCCCCAAGTACTGCGATATGAATGATCTGAACGAAGGGGTACAGGAAAGGCATGTTTGTATAAATCTAATGTACCGTACTTTTCATAAATTTTTGCAAACTGTTCAATTCTTTTCACACTTCTTGAATTTTGATAATACTCCCATAAAGCAATGCGAAAATCGTCTTTTGATAAACCATATTTTAAGATGTGTTGTGACATCGTATATAAAACATCCTGGTCATTGTTCCAATCTGCAAGTCCATCTCCTGAACCGTCTCTTCCTCTACCGTTAAAAAACAAAATGGATGTTAAGTTAGAATCTTGTTCATCAGGGTTTAAATTTCCTACCCAATCTGATTTTTCAAAATTAATACTTATAAGCCCTTCTCTAATGGGTCTTTTTTTTGGACTCGCTATACTTAATGATCTTTCATATTGATCAATAGCAGCTAAATAGAACCAAGGGATTTCTGTCACTGCACTCATTTCTTCAATCAATTGCTGTCGTTTTTCATAAATTTGTTTTAAACTAAGTTCTTCTGTTTTTGCAAACGTTGTTGAATTAATAAAAGAAACAATTAAGATCATAAGAATGAATATACGAAAGTAATATAGGAAATGTATTCTCAATATGATCCCCCCTACAAAAATTTTCCATCTATGTAGTTTCAGATGTTCAATCATTTGGTCTATAATCTCATTGTTTTATAGAGTGCTCGATGGTATTTTGTATTATCCAATCCAATTTTTACAAAGGTGGCATGTTTTTTAATCCATTGTTATAATACATATACATAAAGATTCTTAAGAACCCAGGAAGGGGTAGAGATAAATATGGCAATACAAACACCACAGAGAAAACCAGATTGGTTAAAAATAAAGTTGCCTTCTGGCGATGAACTTCAAGAATATAAAGAACTAAAAAAAACGATGCGGACAAAAACATTACATACGGTGTGTGAAGAAGCAAGATGTCCTAATATTCATGAATGCTGGGTGAATAGAACGGCTACCTTTATGATTCTAGGTGACATCTGTACACGAGCTTGTCGATTCTGTGCAGTAAATTCTGGACTTCCAAATGAATTAGATCTTCAGGAGCCTGAAAGAGTTGGAGAGGCAGCAGAAGAAATGGGCTTAAAACATTGTGTTATTACTTCAGTAGCTCGTGATGATTTAGCAGATGGAGGAGCTATGATTTTTGCAGAAACCATCAAATCTGTAAAAAAACGTCTTCCATTATGTGATGTAGAAGTTTTAATACCCGATTTTATGGGAAATCAAGAAGCTTTATATAAAGTATTAGATGCTAACCCAGAAGTGTTAAATCATAATATTGAAACGGTGGAAAGATGTTCTGACCGAGTTCGATCAAAAGCAAAATATAAACGGTCTCTTGAGCTCTTACAGCGCTCTAAATCATACAAAAGTAAAATCCCTACTAAGTCCAGTATTATGATTGGAGTAGGAGAAGAATGGGATGAAATTCTGCAAACGATGGATGATTTAAGAGAAGTGGATTGTAACATATTAACGATTGGTCAGTATTTACAACCTACTAAAAAACACCTTTCTGTGGAAAAGTTCTATACACCAGAGGAGTTTTCTTTATTGAAAGAAGAAGGCATGAAACGAGGATTTAGCCATGTTGAAGCAGGACCTTTAGTTCGAAGTTCATATCATGCACGCGAGCAAAAGGAAGCAGCGAATGAAACGTTAAATGCTAGATAGAAAAAATCTTTCATAAATTGCTTGTTCAAAGGGGATTTTTTTAAAGAACCTCTTAGACGATTGAATATAGGAGGATAATTAGAAAGATGATCCAATTTACAGGAAAGTCATTTGAACTTATTAAAGATCATAAAAATGGTTGGAATCAAGAAGCATTTCGCTCTAGATATAGTGAAGTGTTGGACCGATATGATTTTATTGTTGGAGACTGGGGATATAACCAGCTTCGATTAAAAGGATTTTTTAATCACGGTCATACAAAAGCAACTAAGGAATCTTCCATTAATAGCTTTGAGGATTATATTTATGAATATTGTAATTTTGGTTGTGCATATTTTGTATTAAAAAAAGTAAAAAAAACAAATTGATATTAAATTTATGAACACAAAATAAGATGTGTTACTTGTAATGCCAACAAGAGCCGAAAAAATTCCCTTAAGGATTTTTTCGGCTCTTCTTTTTTCATTGTATAGGATAGAAAGAATTAATTTAAGTCGTTACCCACAAAAGCTTCTTTGACTCGATTCCAAAATGGAAAAGTACGATATCTTGCAAACCGAACCTTTTTATGAGAAACACTACTGCGAATAGAAATGATATCTTTATGTTCAAACTGTAAATGATCTACCGACAGTAATATTTTTTGATTTGCTTTTGGATAAATATCACAATGATGATGTTTTGGTAAAATAATGGGTGAACCTAAAGTTCTGAACACACGATTATTTATAGAGGCCATTTCAGCAATTTGAATCGCTGCTAATGAAGGATGAATAATTCCCCCACCCAAACCTTTGTTATAAGCTGTACTGCCCGATGGAGTAGATATACAAATTCCATCTCCTCTAAACATTTCAAATTTATCATCATTAATATCGAGTTGAGCAACCAATGTGGCATGGATTCCTTTTATCGTAATTTCATTTAGCGCATAATAAATTCTTGTATCATTTACGGTTTTTATTTCTATTTGTACAATAGGATACTCTACGATAACGTCATCAGAATTCGCTTTTTTAGCCATGATTTCTAATAGATGTTCGATTTCATCTGGTTTCCAATCTGCATAAAATCCAAGATGTCCAGTGTGAATCCCAACGAATGAAATGGTTTCAAGTTGTTGTACAAACTTATGAAATGCATATAACATGGTTCCGTCTCCACCAATTGAGATCACAATGTCAGGTGAAAATTCATCAAGAATCATATTGTGTTGTTTTGCTAATTTATGAAATTTGTCAGATAATTTTAAAGAAGTTTCATCTCCACGGTCCAAGACGAAATATTTCAAAAGTGTAACCTCCTACAAATCATTTGCTGTATACATCATATACAAAAATCATATATAAAACAATGCTCACTTTTTAGGATGAAAAAGAACTTTAAATAGGAGATATATAAAGTACAATAAAAAAATACAAACAAATAAAAACGATATACTCCAAAGAGAAAAGGAGAGAAATGAAGAAATATATTCAGATTTTGTCTTTACTTCACTTACAGCAGGAAGGATAAATGAAAATGAAGATTGATAGGATTGAATTGGATCCCATATTAAATAAACGAGTCCAGCAGCAATCAATCCATGAAGTAATCTGGCAATGAAAAAGGGTGTGTATCTTAAATTTGTAAAATGCAATATGCTGGCGATTTGAGCATGGACGGACAGTCCACTCCAAGAGACAACAAAAGCGGCTGCTGCAGTTTTGGCAATCAAACTGGTATTTGCCTCACCTGCTGATTTTGCACCTAAAGTAACCTCAAAGGTTCCGTTAATAATCACTTGACTGAGTTCAATGGGAAGACCTAATAAAGGAAGAAAATATTGAAATATAAAATAAAATAGATCCAAGAAATTAATCTTCGTTAAAATTTCTAATATAACGGAGAAAAAAACGACGAGTCCACCGATAACAAAAATTAATTTAATGGAAGCTTCAACTGCTTCAGATATAATTATGCCAAGAGTTCTACCATCTTCTAAGCGAGCTTTATGCATCGATTGAAAAGCACGAAATAAAATAAACCCTCTTTGCTCAGTTTTAATTTGAAATATGGTATTCGTTGTGTTTTTTCCATGAAATCTCATGAGTAAACCAACTATTATTCCTGCTCCGTAATGTGAAATAGCTAAAATAAGAGCCAAGTTTACATCATGAAAAAAACCAACAGAAACAGCCCCAATTAAAAAAATGGGATCAGAAGTTGATGTGAAAGCAACTAATCTTTCACCTTCTACTTGATTGATTAACTTTTGCTCCCATAACTTAGAGGTTAATCTAGCCCCAACAGGGTAACCCGATGCAAATCCCATTGTCATGACAAAACCGCCTATTCCTGGTACTCGAAATAATGGACGCATAATTGGATCTAAAAGAGTGCCGAAAAAATGTACAATACCGATACCTAACAGTATTTCTGAAACAACTAGAAAAGGAAACAGTGCTGGAAACAATACATCCCACCAAATAGTGATCCCTCTTATAGCAGCGTTAAAACTGATCGTTGGATAAACTATAATGAGTAATATGAAGGTTAAACTAATTAACGGAATGATGTATACTATGTATCTTTTTATAGGGAGCATAAAGAGGCCTCCTAATGAATTTGCCCTTAAGGATCCTGTTCAAAAAGTCCTGTTTTTAGCAAGCTTGTCTTCTATATCATAGTATGAAAATATAAACAGATTCATTCCGAGAACTGGGAGAGAGGTTGGATTATGATATAATAAATAAATAAAGTTCGTTCGTCTGTTACATATTAAGGCAGAACAACCTAGAGTATTGGAGGGTTATTTTATGGAAGAAAAATCAATATATGAAATCATTGGTGGAGAATCAACAGTTCGAAAAATCGTAGATACTTTTTATCCAATTGTACAAGAAAATCCCGTCATCGGTGAATTATTTCCCGAAGATATTATGCCTGTCATGGAAAAGCAGTTTTTATTTCTAACACAATTTTTTGGAGGACCCCCTCTATATTCAGAGCAATACGGCCATCCCATGATGAGAGCTCGACATTTACCATTTGAAATTACAAGAGAGCGTGCAGATGCATGGTTAAGTTGTATGAAAAAAGCACTTTCTAAGATAGAACTAGATCAGCAGCTACAAACGATATTGTTAGAGCGATTATCTGGTCCCGCTTATCATTTTATTAATAGTTAAGAAACCTATTTTTAATTTTTATGTTACTCTTCTATATTGTGCCATTGAGAGGCTAGCCAATGGGAGAGTTTTATTCGTTTGATTCATCCTTATCCTGTTTAGCTAATTCGGCTAATTTTTGCATTAATATATGTTGAGGCATATGCATTAAGTGCTCTATAGGTACATTTAATTTTTTGGCTAATGCCTGAGCAGTTTCTGGTGATATTTGTAATGGTCTCACTCTTAATCTCTCCTTTAATATGAATCTATATGTTCACCTATTTTCTTCACTTTTGTAGGTGTATATATTATAACATTTTTAAATGATCTTGAAAGATCAAAAAGGCATGATAAAATGGTATTAGAAAACATTCTGACTTTTTTGACAATTATATATGGCTTGGTTTTCCATAAGTGAGAATGGTTAAATTATATAAGGGGTGATCTGATGGGTAACAAGTATTTTTTTACTGGATTTCCAGGTTTTATTGCTAGTCAAATTATCCAACAGCTTCTAAAGGACCAAGAGGACGTAGATCATATTTATGTGCTGGTTTTACCAACTATGTATAGAGAAGCCGAGATAGAAGCTGCTAGATTAATGAATGATGGAGGTTTTGAAAAGGATCGTTTTACGATATTAGAAGGAGATATTACAAAAAATAATCTTAGTATATCAGATGATCGTCTTCAAGTCCTTCAAAGGGAAGTAACACATGTATTTCACCTGGCTGCAATTTATGATTTAGCTGTTCCTAAAGATATCGCTTATCTTGTGAATGTAAAAGGTACGGATAATGTAAACCAATTTGTTAAACAGTTAGAAAATTTAAAACGATACATATACTTTAGTACTGCATACGTAGCTGGGGATCGTAAGGGTAAAATATTAGAGTCTGATCTGGAGAAAAACCAAACTTTTCAAAACTACTATGAAGAGACAAAATATGAAGCAGAAACACTAGTCAAAAAAATAGTAAACGATGTACCTACTACGATAATACGTCCTGGTATTGTGAAGGGTCATTCCTTTTCGGGTGAAACCATTAAATTTGATGGACCTTATTTTATATTAAACTTTATGGATCGCCTTCGATTCCTTCCGATTCTCCCATACATCGGACGAGGGGAAGTAGAGATCAACCTTGTACCAGTAGACTATATAATAGCTGCCTCTTGTTATTTAGGTCATGCTGATATTGGAGAAGGAAAAACTTATCATTTAACAGATCCTTCTCCATATAAAGTTAAAGAAGTATATTCTGCTATGATGAAAGAATTGTTACAAAAAAAACCTATTGGAAGAATTCCAATCATGACTACAGATTTCTTTTTAAAAATCAAGTTTATTCGAAAGTTTTTGGGTGTTGAAAAAGAAGCATTGGATTATTTCAAGTATGAAGCAAGGTTTGATTGTCAAAATGCTGTGGAGGATTTGAAAGGTTCAGGAATTAGTTGTCCTGATTTCATGGAAATATTAGAACCGATGGTCACTTATTATAAAACACATAAACATGATCAAAAGAAACAATTAGTTATTCGATAATTAATTTTAGTTTAAAAAATCACCTGATATTTCAGGTGATTTTTTTTGTCTCTCCCTTTGAGGTTTGCCAGTAAGTTTTCTTTATGTATTTGTTCTTAATTTGAAAAATTCAATGGATTGTTGGAGTTGTGATGCTTTATGAGTCATTTGCTCTGATACACCAACCATTTCTTGAACGGATGATATTTGTTCGTTCATTGATGCTGAGACCTGTTCTGTACCTGC
Coding sequences:
- a CDS encoding NAD kinase, which gives rise to MKYFVLDRGDETSLKLSDKFHKLAKQHNMILDEFSPDIVISIGGDGTMLYAFHKFVQQLETISFVGIHTGHLGFYADWKPDEIEHLLEIMAKKANSDDVIVEYPIVQIEIKTVNDTRIYYALNEITIKGIHATLVAQLDINDDKFEMFRGDGICISTPSGSTAYNKGLGGGIIHPSLAAIQIAEMASINNRVFRTLGSPIILPKHHHCDIYPKANQKILLSVDHLQFEHKDIISIRSSVSHKKVRFARYRTFPFWNRVKEAFVGNDLN
- a CDS encoding globin, with translation MEEKSIYEIIGGESTVRKIVDTFYPIVQENPVIGELFPEDIMPVMEKQFLFLTQFFGGPPLYSEQYGHPMMRARHLPFEITRERADAWLSCMKKALSKIELDQQLQTILLERLSGPAYHFINS
- a CDS encoding YutD family protein; translated protein: MIQFTGKSFELIKDHKNGWNQEAFRSRYSEVLDRYDFIVGDWGYNQLRLKGFFNHGHTKATKESSINSFEDYIYEYCNFGCAYFVLKKVKKTN
- the lipA gene encoding lipoyl synthase — translated: MAIQTPQRKPDWLKIKLPSGDELQEYKELKKTMRTKTLHTVCEEARCPNIHECWVNRTATFMILGDICTRACRFCAVNSGLPNELDLQEPERVGEAAEEMGLKHCVITSVARDDLADGGAMIFAETIKSVKKRLPLCDVEVLIPDFMGNQEALYKVLDANPEVLNHNIETVERCSDRVRSKAKYKRSLELLQRSKSYKSKIPTKSSIMIGVGEEWDEILQTMDDLREVDCNILTIGQYLQPTKKHLSVEKFYTPEEFSLLKEEGMKRGFSHVEAGPLVRSSYHAREQKEAANETLNAR
- a CDS encoding SDR family oxidoreductase, which codes for MGNKYFFTGFPGFIASQIIQQLLKDQEDVDHIYVLVLPTMYREAEIEAARLMNDGGFEKDRFTILEGDITKNNLSISDDRLQVLQREVTHVFHLAAIYDLAVPKDIAYLVNVKGTDNVNQFVKQLENLKRYIYFSTAYVAGDRKGKILESDLEKNQTFQNYYEETKYEAETLVKKIVNDVPTTIIRPGIVKGHSFSGETIKFDGPYFILNFMDRLRFLPILPYIGRGEVEINLVPVDYIIAASCYLGHADIGEGKTYHLTDPSPYKVKEVYSAMMKELLQKKPIGRIPIMTTDFFLKIKFIRKFLGVEKEALDYFKYEARFDCQNAVEDLKGSGISCPDFMEILEPMVTYYKTHKHDQKKQLVIR
- a CDS encoding M23 family metallopeptidase is translated as MILIVSFINSTTFAKTEELSLKQIYEKRQQLIEEMSAVTEIPWFYLAAIDQYERSLSIASPKKRPIREGLISINFEKSDWVGNLNPDEQDSNLTSILFFNGRGRDGSGDGLADWNNDQDVLYTMSQHILKYGLSKDDFRIALWEYYQNSRSVKRIEQFAKIYEKYGTLDLYKHAFPVPLRSDHSYRSTWGAGRSFGGFRIHEGTDIFAHHGLPVRSTCYGIIEVLGWNRYGGWRIGIRDLNNVYHYYAHLSGYQKEIKQGDIVEPGQVLGWVGSSGYGKPGTQGKFPPHLHYGLYRDNGYSEWSFDPYPYLRKWEREERRNRK
- a CDS encoding TrmH family RNA methyltransferase, with product MKITSLTNSHVKEWVRLLTKKGRDQQSKYIVEGIHLVKEAINSANVKVEHVVYSYEKGVPSELLDYEEQKWISVSNDIINKCSDTKTPQGIFAIVHKRNWNDTLLFEGSALVVACDAIQDPGNLGTIIRSADAVGATGVVLGKGCVDLYHPKTVRSTMGSIFHFPIIQSDLDDMLQKAQNRSIQILNTSLQAESNFYETDLTKASWFIVGNEGNGVSQELDQYVSKQIKIPIEGTAESLNVAMATTIMLYETLRQRNYRNN
- the yunB gene encoding sporulation protein YunB translates to MRRKRRWRSRSVKKSSKKKVFFLVLIIFTLITVQSFIFIEKNLRPPLMNVAKVRIKQIATQSINASLTEQISKGTNLEKLIEWKYDHTGKITGFMLNYTEHMRIAAETRNIVQKTLDDLQRMPESIPLGQALDSAIIASFGPEIPIKFVPAGSVLIDLTTRKQDAGINMILVEVYIHIIAEVTIIIPFDTEAEIVETEVPITYLLVVGDVPAYYFDSNGKPMDSLNGMNPIPPISIPQFNSTDGEDNTEN
- a CDS encoding YycC family protein is translated as MRPLQISPETAQALAKKLNVPIEHLMHMPQHILMQKLAELAKQDKDESNE
- the ylbJ gene encoding sporulation integral membrane protein YlbJ — translated: MLPIKRYIVYIIPLISLTFILLIIVYPTISFNAAIRGITIWWDVLFPALFPFLVVSEILLGIGIVHFFGTLLDPIMRPLFRVPGIGGFVMTMGFASGYPVGARLTSKLWEQKLINQVEGERLVAFTSTSDPIFLIGAVSVGFFHDVNLALILAISHYGAGIIVGLLMRFHGKNTTNTIFQIKTEQRGFILFRAFQSMHKARLEDGRTLGIIISEAVEASIKLIFVIGGLVVFFSVILEILTKINFLDLFYFIFQYFLPLLGLPIELSQVIINGTFEVTLGAKSAGEANTSLIAKTAAAAFVVSWSGLSVHAQIASILHFTNLRYTPFFIARLLHGLIAAGLVYLIWDPIQSYQSSFSFILPAVSEVKTKSEYISSFLSFSLWSISFLFVCIFLLYFIYLLFKVLFHPKK